In the genome of Bradyrhizobium sp. CIAT3101, one region contains:
- a CDS encoding MFS transporter has product MTAAAGVSGVTERSTTAHVVWASALGTAIEWYDFLIYGTAAALVLNKLFFPSFDPFVGTLAAFSTYAVGFVARPIGGAIIGHYGDRLGRKRMLVATMIAMGLGTFLIGCLPTYSQIGVWAPILLVILRFVQGIGLGGEWSGAVVMVAEHAGNRRGFYGSLVQIGFPVGVAASTGIFGLMTQLPEADFLSWGWRVPFLISILLVGVGFIVRLKLAETPHFKEVVERKEVLAQPVWEVIRRDWRSFLLAIGITVSEVGLAYLLTVFTVVYATTKLGLPRQVILNAVVYAAIVEFATLPLAGWLSDIFGRKALYLAGGVFSVALAFPLFWFLDTRDPVQITLALVVTMTLTHALLFGPKAAFMPELFRTQVRYSGASLGANVAAALSGGFSPLIATALLAWAGTYWPVSLYIIALSIITIVATLMAPETARDTLKS; this is encoded by the coding sequence ATGACGGCAGCAGCGGGGGTCTCCGGCGTCACGGAGCGGTCGACCACGGCGCATGTGGTGTGGGCGAGTGCGCTCGGCACCGCGATCGAGTGGTACGATTTCCTGATCTACGGCACGGCCGCCGCCCTCGTGCTCAACAAGCTGTTCTTCCCGAGCTTTGACCCGTTCGTCGGCACGCTCGCGGCATTCTCGACCTACGCCGTCGGCTTCGTGGCGCGGCCGATCGGCGGCGCCATCATCGGACATTACGGCGACCGGCTCGGCCGCAAGAGGATGCTGGTCGCGACCATGATCGCGATGGGGCTCGGCACCTTCCTGATCGGATGCCTGCCGACCTACAGCCAGATCGGGGTCTGGGCGCCGATCCTGCTCGTCATCCTGCGCTTCGTCCAGGGCATCGGTCTCGGCGGCGAGTGGAGCGGCGCGGTCGTCATGGTGGCCGAGCATGCCGGCAATCGGCGCGGCTTTTATGGCAGCCTGGTGCAGATCGGCTTTCCCGTCGGCGTTGCCGCCTCCACCGGCATTTTCGGGCTGATGACGCAACTGCCCGAGGCCGACTTCCTGAGCTGGGGCTGGCGCGTGCCGTTCCTGATCAGCATCCTGCTGGTCGGCGTAGGCTTCATCGTGCGGCTCAAGCTCGCGGAGACGCCGCACTTCAAGGAGGTGGTCGAGCGCAAGGAGGTGCTGGCGCAGCCGGTGTGGGAGGTGATACGGCGCGACTGGCGCAGCTTCCTGCTGGCGATCGGCATCACGGTGTCCGAAGTCGGGCTCGCTTATCTCCTCACCGTCTTCACCGTGGTCTATGCCACGACGAAGCTCGGCCTGCCGCGCCAGGTGATCCTGAATGCGGTGGTCTATGCCGCGATCGTCGAATTCGCGACGCTGCCGCTCGCCGGCTGGCTGTCCGATATCTTCGGCCGCAAGGCGCTCTATCTCGCCGGCGGCGTGTTCTCCGTCGCGCTCGCGTTTCCGCTGTTCTGGTTCCTCGACACCAGGGACCCGGTGCAGATCACGCTCGCGCTCGTGGTCACGATGACGCTGACGCATGCGCTGCTGTTCGGACCCAAAGCGGCGTTCATGCCGGAACTGTTCCGCACCCAGGTGCGCTACAGCGGCGCCTCGCTCGGCGCAAATGTCGCAGCCGCGCTGAGCGGCGGCTTCTCGCCGCTGATCGCAACCGCGCTGCTCGCCTGGGCCGGCACGTACTGGCCGGTATCGCTCTACATCATCGCGCTGTCGATCATCACGATTGTTGCGACGCTGATGGCGCCGGAGACCGCGCGCGACACGCTGAAATCATAG